In the Streptomyces sp. FXJ1.172 genome, one interval contains:
- a CDS encoding FAD-binding oxidoreductase — protein sequence MSNVKGPNLRPEDVMALRRSVRGPVLEPGAEGYDAECATFNLACGLRPVLVVGAAGAADVREAVRFAAAHGLPVAVKSAAHQVVSSAEGGLLITTQRMKGLSVDVHNRIVRVEAGVRWRDVLPRAAEFGLAPLVGSAPDVGVVGYTLGGGQSPLLGRTLGYAADHVRWLDVVTADGELRRVTPLSEPDLFWALLGCKGNFGVVTEIEFEVFPVTRFYGGGIYFPGEHLAQVLEAWRAWLPTVGEEMTSSISIQRLPDLPVLPEPLRGAFVVHLRIGYLGSAADGAELVAPLRAAAPVLIDLVGEKPFTAIGEIHMDPVDPMPYFDRSLCLGEFSEKTAQAVVELAGADSGCTLANVEIRALGGAFDREPEFPNSVASRGLPYVVFALAPGAPEDAEQLRAELERVVDGLTPWAADRNVVNFLSPDEATDAEGMRAVFGAERYDRLTAVKKRYDPANVFRFNHNVTPA from the coding sequence GTGTCCAACGTGAAGGGTCCGAACCTGCGGCCGGAAGATGTGATGGCCCTGCGGCGATCCGTGCGGGGACCGGTTCTGGAGCCGGGCGCGGAGGGGTACGACGCGGAGTGCGCCACGTTCAACCTGGCCTGTGGCCTGCGGCCGGTGCTCGTGGTCGGCGCGGCCGGCGCGGCGGACGTCCGGGAGGCGGTCCGGTTCGCCGCGGCCCACGGGCTACCGGTGGCGGTGAAGTCCGCGGCCCATCAGGTGGTCTCCTCGGCCGAGGGCGGCCTGCTGATCACGACGCAGCGGATGAAGGGCCTATCCGTCGACGTCCACAACCGTATCGTGCGGGTGGAGGCGGGTGTGCGCTGGCGTGATGTGCTGCCGCGCGCGGCCGAGTTCGGCCTGGCCCCGCTCGTCGGGTCGGCCCCGGACGTCGGCGTCGTCGGGTACACGCTGGGCGGCGGGCAGAGCCCGCTGCTCGGTCGGACGCTGGGCTATGCCGCCGACCATGTGCGGTGGCTGGACGTGGTCACGGCGGACGGAGAGCTGCGGCGGGTGACGCCGCTGAGCGAACCGGACCTGTTCTGGGCGCTGCTGGGCTGCAAGGGCAACTTCGGTGTGGTGACCGAGATCGAGTTCGAGGTGTTCCCGGTCACGCGCTTCTACGGCGGCGGCATCTACTTCCCCGGTGAGCACCTGGCGCAGGTGCTGGAGGCCTGGCGTGCCTGGCTGCCGACGGTGGGGGAGGAGATGACTTCCTCCATAAGCATCCAGCGTCTGCCTGATCTGCCGGTGCTGCCCGAGCCGCTGCGCGGTGCCTTCGTCGTCCACCTGCGCATCGGCTACCTCGGTTCGGCGGCCGACGGCGCCGAACTCGTCGCCCCGCTGCGTGCGGCCGCGCCGGTGCTGATCGACCTGGTGGGGGAGAAGCCCTTCACCGCGATCGGGGAGATCCACATGGACCCGGTGGACCCGATGCCCTACTTCGACCGCAGCCTCTGCCTGGGGGAGTTCTCCGAGAAGACCGCGCAGGCGGTGGTGGAGCTGGCCGGCGCGGACTCGGGCTGCACCCTGGCGAACGTCGAGATCCGGGCGCTCGGCGGCGCCTTCGACCGCGAACCGGAGTTCCCCAACTCCGTCGCCAGCCGGGGGCTTCCGTATGTCGTCTTCGCGCTCGCGCCGGGCGCCCCGGAAGACGCCGAGCAGCTCAGGGCCGAGCTGGAACGGGTCGTGGACGGGCTGACTCCCTGGGCGGCCGACCGGAACGTGGTGAACTTCCTCTCGCCCGACGAGGCGACCGACGCCGAAGGGATGCGCGCCGTGTTCGGGGCGGAGCGCTACGACCGGCTCACCGCGGTGAAGAAGCGCTACGACCCGGCCAACGTCTTCCGGTTCAACCACAACGTCACGCCCGCCTGA
- a CDS encoding EF-hand domain-containing protein, translating into MSDIESKRRDFDEIDADHDGFFTAAELAASLQVNPRVSDEDVAAVVRIADDDGDRRIDFEEYAKLVR; encoded by the coding sequence ATGAGCGACATCGAATCGAAGCGGCGGGATTTCGACGAGATCGACGCCGACCATGACGGCTTCTTCACCGCGGCGGAACTCGCCGCTTCGCTCCAGGTCAATCCCAGGGTGAGCGACGAGGACGTCGCCGCGGTCGTCAGGATCGCCGACGACGACGGTGACCGTCGGATCGACTTCGAGGAGTACGCGAAGCTCGTCCGGTAG